AGGATGTTGCAAACATCCTCGAAGGCATAGTGCTCAAGTATGCCTGAGATACTTATCGTTATCATAGCTCTTGCCATACTCTTTGACATCAGCAATGGATGGAATGACTCTGCAAATGCAATAGCCACTGTTGTATCGACGAGGGTTCTTTCACCCCTTAAGGCAGTTATCTTTGCGGCAGTGATGAATGTTCTTGGTGCATTCTTTTCGACTGAAGTTGCAAAGACAATAGGCACGGGCATTGTCAACCCCACGGCAGTTACGGAGATTGTTGTTGCATCTGCACTGCTTTCAGGGGTTATATGGAACAGTGCCATGACTATGGCAGGGCTTCCTGTTAGTGCATCACATGCACTCATCGGAGGTCTCATTGGAGCATCGGTGGCATATGGAGGGGTTGAAATCCTGAACATTCAGGGTCTGCTAAAGATATTCTCGTCTCTGGTTACATCTCCTTTTATAGGGATAGTCTTTGGCTTTATATTTATGAAATTCATACTCAGGATGTTCGGAAGGCATTCACCTGGAGGAATAAACAGGGTTTTTGGCAGGCTTCAGATTCTTTCATCGGGTTTTATGGCATTCAGCCATGGGGCAAACGATGCCCAGAAGGTCATGGGTATAATAACACTGTCCCTTGTAAGCGGTGACATAATCCACACGGTAGAAGTGCCTTTCTGGGTTATACTTATGTGTGCTCTCGCAATGGGTTTGGGCACAGCATTAGGAGGTTGGCGGGTAATAAAGACACTCGGGGTTCACATGCTCAAGCTTGAGCCTGTACATGGCTTTGCCGCAGAGACATCTGCAACAGCCATCATATTAGGGGCATCTGCCTTTGGACTTCCTGTTAGCACAACCCATGTCATATCTACATCCATAATGGGTGTCGGTGCAACAAAAAGACTGAGTGCCGTAAGATG
Above is a genomic segment from Nitrospirota bacterium containing:
- a CDS encoding inorganic phosphate transporter, whose amino-acid sequence is MPEILIVIIALAILFDISNGWNDSANAIATVVSTRVLSPLKAVIFAAVMNVLGAFFSTEVAKTIGTGIVNPTAVTEIVVASALLSGVIWNSAMTMAGLPVSASHALIGGLIGASVAYGGVEILNIQGLLKIFSSLVTSPFIGIVFGFIFMKFILRMFGRHSPGGINRVFGRLQILSSGFMAFSHGANDAQKVMGIITLSLVSGDIIHTVEVPFWVILMCALAMGLGTALGGWRVIKTLGVHMLKLEPVHGFAAETSATAIILGASAFGLPVSTTHVISTSIMGVGATKRLSAVRWGIAKKIVMAWVFTLPLCALFAWLMYKILSLIF